A segment of the Catenuloplanes nepalensis genome:
AGCAGCGGCGGGATCCACGGCGGGGGCGGTGGGGGTGGATACGGGAGGTAGCCGCCGACGCCGAGGCCACCGCCGCCGGGTGCGCCGGAGCCGCCGCCCGCGCTGCCGAAGCCGGTGGTGCCGAGCTGGAACAGCGCGCCGATCCAGAACGCGAGGACGCTGAGGAAGCCGCCTCGGCCGGCCCCATTCCCGGTTCCGTTTCCGGGCTGGGTGCCGCTGCCCGGCCGGGTTCCGGCGTCGGCGCCTTTCTGGCACTCGACGAACCAGGTGTAGCCCATCTTGCACCAGTTCCTCGGCTGGCAGATCGCCTGGCTGGAGTCATGCTCCGCGCCACCGGGGGTGCGGCACATGCCTCCGGTGGGCGCGCCGTCCTCGACGAGGACCTCCCACAGGATTGTGGGGATCACGGTCCACGGGGTCTTGCGGGTGACGTTGCGGACCCCTCGCGGGACGATCGGGTTCGGCGGTCGGGCCGTCACCCTTGGTGCATAGGCCGGGAGGTTTTCCTTGGGGAGCACATATCTGGTCGGCGCCGTCGGCGGCGCGGTGATGGTGCGGTTGCCGATCTCGCCGATGAGGACCGCGTGGCCGGTCGGGTCCGTGTTGCCGACCGGGTCGCCGTTGCCGTACGCGTAACGGTTGGCGTTGCCGTTCGTCCCGGGCGCGTTGGTCTGCGTGTCCCGGCTGAGGAACGTGCCGGACGCCGGGTCGTACCAGCGCGACGCCATGTTGACCGCGCCGGTGAACGTGTCCGTCCACCCGCCCTGGTAGCCGAGCGCCGGTGTCTCCCCGCTCGCCGCGATGACCTTGCCGAACGGGTCGTACGTGCGGGTGTCACCCGCGCCCGCCGACAGGTACCGGCCGATGACGTCGTCGTGCCGGTCCGTGAAGAGCATCCGGCCGGTCGCCGCGGTCACCGCCCGGTCGGAGAACGGCGCCCCGAGCGCGTCCCGGCTGACCACCTGCGTGCCGTCGGAGACGAGCTGGTTGCCGGTGCCGTCGTAGCTGAGGCCGCCGGCGCCGTTGCGGGTGGCGAGCCGGTCGAGCGCGTCGTAGCCGTAGGTGGTGGCGCCGTCCGTAATCAATCGTTCGAAGGCGTCGTGGGCGAGGTTGCGGACGCCGGCGGTGCCGTTCTTCGGCGTGACCGTGTCGAGCGTGCCGCGCGGCGTGTACGTGTACGTGCTCGTACCGTCGTCGACGAGCTGGTTCTGCGCGTTGTAGGCCGCTGTCGCCGCGCCCACGCCGGTCCGGTTGCCCGCGTCGTCGAACGTGTACGCCGTCGTCGTGCCTCCGGTGGTCCAGGTCGACAGCCGGTTCGCGCCGTCGTACGTGTACGTGTTCGCCGTGGTCCCGGACGGCTGGTACACCTTCTTGCCGGTGACGTTGCCGTCCTTGTCGTAGCCGTAGTCGTTGCCGAGCAGCACGCGCGGGGGCAGGCCGACGTTGATCGTCTGCTGCACCTGGTCGGTGGCGAGTCGGTTGAGTTCGTCGTAGGTGAGGACGCGCCGCACCGTCCGGCTGACCGCCCGGTCCGTGACCGAGCCGAGCCGGCCGGCCTCGTCGTAGGCGTAGTCGACGGTGCGCGCGGTGACCGGGTCGGTGAACGACGCGGGCCGTCCCGCACCGTCGTAGGTGAACGTGGCGGTCCCGGCCGCGTCGGTGCGCAGCACCATGTCGCCGTCGCCGGACCAGCCGTAGACGCTGCGGCCGCTCGCACCGCCGGTCTCGACCAGGCTGCCCCGGTCGTTGTAGCGGAACGTGGTATCCCCGGCCGCGCCGGACATGCGTACCACCCGGCCGTCCGCGTCGTACTCCAGCCGTCGGTCCTGGGTCGCCGCGTCGGCACCGGTGCCGCGCTCGATCGTGGGCCGGCCCTGGGCGTCGTACTCCTGGGTACGGACGACGTTGCCGGGCAGGCGGGTGGTGACGGCCTGTCCGGCCGCGTCGTAGCCGATGGTCCAGGTGCGCTGCGCCGGGTCGGGCGTGCTCGGCGTGGCCGGCTCGATCGTCGACTCGGTCAGGCCCCAGACGTTGTACGTGTACCCGGTGACGTTCCGGTTCCCGTCGACGTACCGGGTCATCCGCCCGGCGACGTCGTAGCCGGTCTCGACGCGCAGCACCGTGCCGCCACCGGCGTCGGTGTTCTGGGCGACGAGCCGGTCGAGGAGGTCGTACTCGAAGGTGCTCCGGCGTCCCTCGCCGCTGACCGAGGAGAGCACGTTGCCGTTCGGGTCAAGCTCGCTGACGGTGGTGCGCAGCACCGTATCGCCGCGACGCTGCTCGGCCGCGACCGTCCGGCCCGCGAGGTCGAAGGTGGTGGCGACGGTAAGGCCGCCGGGGTCGGTCTGGGCCCGGATCCGGCCGGCGATGTCGTAGTCGATGGTAGTGGTCAGTCCCGCGGGGTCCGTCATCGTGGCGAGTTCCCCGGCGCCGTTGTACGTCATCCGGGTGGTGCGCCCCTGCGGACTGGTGGTGCGGACCGGCCGGCCGGCGTCGTCGTACTCGGTGGTGGTGGTCAGGTAGGAGACCGGCGCCGGCTCCCGTTCGACCGTGGTCGCGGTGATCTGCCGTCCGAGGTCGTCGAAGGAGCCGAGCGTCTGGACGCCGACGGGCGAGGTGACGGACAGCTGCTCACCGGCCCGGCTGTACCGGTACGTCGTGGTGGACGGCGCGTCGCCGACCGGCGGCAGTGTCTCCGTCAGCACGTTGCCGTGCGGGTCGTAGCCGGTCTCGAAGACGCCCTGCAGCGGGTCGGTCGTCTTGCTCATCCGGCCCAGGCGGTCGTACTCGAAGGTGGTGACCGGGATGATCGTGACCCGGCCGGGCGGCGCGTGGGCGGGCCCGGTGACCGACACCATCCGGCCGTCCAGGTCGTACGCGCTGCTGGTGACCGCGCCGGCCGGTTCCCGGACCTCGGTCGGCTCGCCGAATGTGTTGTAGCCGGTGACCTCGGCCGGGCGGATGTTCGTGGCCTTGACGCCGTTGGTCCAGGTGTCCACGGCCGGCGCGACGGTCCTGGTCAGCGCGCCGTTCGCGTCGTATTCGTAGTCGGTGGTGGCCAGGCGCGCGTTGCGCTTGGTGCGCGGCAGCCCGCGTTCGTCGTAGGTGACGGCGCTGGTGAGCGTGCCGCCGCCGTCGAGCGCCACCTCGGCGGTGGCGACCTGGTTGTCCGGGCCGTATTCACTGCGGACGGTCTCGGTCCGGCCGGGCTGGGCCGCGCCGGTGGCGTCCGCGCGGACCGGGTTCCCGTCCGCGTCACGCTGGTAGGTGACGGTGCGCTTCAGCCCGTCCGGGTCCTCGGTCTCCTGCGCGACGAAGCCCGCCGGGTCGTAGGTGTAGGCGGTGGTGACGCCGTTCGCGGTGCGCCGGGCCGGGTTGCCGGCCGGGTCGTAGGTGACCTGTTCCAGCGTGACGTCGCGGGTCCGGCCGTCCGCGCCGGTGAACGCGGGCCGGTACGACGAGGCGAGCAGCCCGTCGTCGTAGTACGTATACCGGGTGATCCGCCCGGCCGCGTCGGTGTGCTGGGCGAGCCGGCCGGCTGGGTCGTACCCGCGCCACTCCAGCGTGAGCAGCGTGGCCCTGGAGTCCTGCGGGTCGACGCCCGGGCCCTCGGCGGTGCTTGTCAGCAGCCGCATCTGGTCGTCGTGGAGGCTCGACCACCGGATGCCGGCCGGGTCGGTGGTGGTGATCTTCAGCCCGTCCGGTGAGTACGAGGTGGTGGTCACCGCGCCGCCGGGTGCGGTCGTGCTGACCAGTCGGTCGTGCGCGTCATAGGCGTACGTCACGGTGCGTGCCGGGTCGCCGCCGGTGGCGTCGGACTCGGTGACCGACAGGGTGTTGCCGTTGCCGTCGTACTCGTAGGTGCTGACCTTCTGGTGGGTGACCCCGGTGACGGCGTTGCGCACCGGCGGTCCGGTCTCGGTCTTGACGTCTCCGCCCGGCGTGTACGTCACGGCGCGGCTGGACAGCATCACGTCGCCGCCGTTGCGTTCGGTGACGGCCGTGACCCGGCCCAGGTCGTCGTAGGTGTACGAGGTCCGGAGCCCGCGCGGGGACGTCTGCACGCTCAGGTCACCGTTGGCGCGGTAGGCGTAGCCGGTCAGCTGACCGCGCCGGCCGACGTGCTGCAGCAGCGACCCGGCCGGGACGACACCGCCCCCGTCCGCAGGCTCGGTGCCGCGCGCGTACGTCCACGTCTCGGTCGGCGCTATGGTGACGCCCGCCGGCTTCGGGGAGACGGTCTTCGTCAGCCGGCCGGCCTCGTCGTACTCGAACACGGTGCGGTAGGTGGTGTCCGCCGGCCCGGTGGAGCGAGCATCGGACCGTGAGGTCACCTTGTCGTTGCGGGGATCCAGCGGATTCGCGGTGTTGAGGTAATACGTCGAGTAGCCGGTGTGGCACGCGCCGACGGCCCGGCAGGTCTGGGTGGACAGCACATTGCCGCGCGCGTCGGTGGTGTACGAGACCGTGTGGTTGTTCGGGTCGGTGACCCTGGCGAGGAAGCCCGCGGTGTTGTAGTCGTAGAACGTCCCGGCACCGTCGTGCTTAACCGACATGATCCGGCCGCCGTGGTCGTAGTCGACCTGGTACGTCCAGTCCGGGTACGGGCCGTGCAGGCCGATGACGCCGATGCCGCCGTTGGGGGTGGGCGCGTCGAGCGTCCAGGCGCGCCCCCAGCTGTCGGTCAGCGTGCGGACGCGGTCGGCGACGTTGTCGTACCCGATCGTGGCGAAGCGGCGGGCGTCCTGCGGCAGCACGACGCCGGTGAGCACGTCGGTTCCGGTCCTGGCCGCGTAGTGCCCGGCGACCGAGAGCGCGCTCAGCGAGTTGGTGTAGACCGCGACCTCGTCGATCACCCCGTCGAAGTGGAAGGCCTCGCCGTTGGTGGCCGGCCAGTCCTTGCCGTGCCCGACGCCCAGCGTGTACTGGGTCTGCTCGTCGTGGTCGATCACCCCGGACGCGACCGTCCTCTGCGCGACGCCGTCCACGTAGAGGGTCTGCGTGTCGATCGAGGCCGACAGCACCGCGTGGTGCCACCGGCCGTCGTTGACGGCGGCGTCGCTGACGGCCTGCCGCGGACCGTCCGGCTCGGGCACGGCGAAACCGCCGTAGAGCAGCCCGTCCACCCCGACGTACAGCACGGGCGTCGATGCGGTGGCGGCGGCCGGGAACGGCTGGCCGGCCTGGGAGCTGAGGAGCGTGCCGGACTCGGTGGTCCTGAACCACAGTTCGACCGCCGCTGACATGGACGCGCTGGTCAGCTTAGCGGGCAGCGCGACGCGGCTGCTGACACCGTCGAAGACGGCCGCACGGTCGGTGCTGCCGCCGATGGCGCCGTCGGCGTTCAGCACGACGCCGGTGTACGTTCCGGCGTCGGCGCCCGGCGAGCGGGCGGACACGCTGGCGGCGGACGGCCCGGAGGTCTCGCCGAGCCGCCAGTAGGCACGCGGGCTGTCGTTGAGGATCGCGGTGCGGTAGTGGTTACCGGCCGTGTACTCGTACCGGGTGCAGTTCGGGGCCGGGTCGGGCCCGCAGACGGAGGTCAGCCGGTCCCCGTCGTAGCCGTAGGTCCACATCGGCCCGTCGTTGGCGCGGACGCCGGTGACGTGCCCGCCCGACCAGTTCAGGGTGAGCCGCCGGCGGCTGACGTCGTTGACGATCTCGACGGCCCGGTCGTCCGGGCCGTAGCGCAGCGTCTCGGTGAGACCGTCCTGGTCGATCAGCGTGGCCAGGCGGCCGAGCGCGTCGAAGACCCAGCGGTCACCGGTCGCGTCGCGCAGCGTCCAGGTGGCGGTGGCCTGATCACGAACCAGGGTCAGCGCCTGGCCCTGCGGCGGTGCGTAGGAGCCGTCCGGGTTACGGCCGAACCGCACCTGCCGGCCGGTCGCCAGCGTGACCACGACGCTGGCACCGGTGGCCGCGCCCGCGATCCGGTCCTCGGCCAGCCGGGTGTCGATCCGCGACGACCATCCGGTGCCGAACGCGTTGTCCCGCCGCGGATCCAGGCTGTTGTAGGTGCGGGTGACGGTCAGGTCCGGGCCGACCGTGGCGACCGACGCGTCGGTGGCCACGGTGGAGTAGTTGCCGATACCGGGGTTGACACCCGGCGCCTGCGCGCCGTGCGGGTTTCCGGCGAGGTTGGACGTGATGGCCGGCTGCGGCACCCGGGTGGTGAGTGTGAGGGGCCCCGCGTACGGTCCGGCACCGATGGTGTCGTGCACACGCACCCACCAGTAGTAGGTGCTCGACCACTTCAGGGCCGGCGGGGTCCACGTCCGGCCGGTGAAGCCGGAGGTCTTGCAGTCGGTGGGCTTCTCCGGCGTCCCGGAGCAGATCCTGAAGTCGTACGTGAGCTTCGCGCCGGACGGCCAGTTATCCGGGTCGGTGCCCTCGGCGTACAGGGTCGGGGTGATCGTCTCCACCACGCCACCGGAGCCGGGCTGCTGATAGTTCGACGCCGGGAGCACGTTGCTCACCTTGATCGGGAAGGTGCCGATCGGTACGCCGTACGCGCTGTTGAAGGCGGTTCCAGCCGCGTTGTACATCTGGATCTCGACCGTGTAGTCGCCGGGCGTGACGGCCGGCAGCGGCACCTTGATGGTGCCGGATGCCATCGGGGCGATCGCTGCGGACGGCGCGATCCTCGTCCCGGTGGCGACGGTCGTCGTGCCCCGCTTGATGACGGCGCCGAGCTTGAAGCCGCCGCCCGCCGCCCAGGTGCTGCCACCCTGGTTGGTGACCGTGACGGTGGCCTCCCCGGCGGTGACGTTGGTCGGCAGCAGCACCTCGTCCACCGCATAGGCCGCGCCCTCGTCGGAGTAGGTGATGCTCAACTGCGGCGGATTGGCGCTCTCCGCGGCCGCGAAGCGCTTGAACTGGGAGTTCGCCTTCTCGTTGGGGACACGCACGCTTAGCCCGTGGAACGGCCGGCCGTGCGTCCACCCGGTCGCGTCGTCGGCGTTGACCGCCAGCGATTCCCAGGCCGGGCCGCACGTCGCGGAGCTGCCCTGGTGCGCGAAGGAGCGGGTCTCGTAGGCCCCGTTGACGGAGGCTCCGGGCCAGCGCGCCGCGGACGGCGACCACGGCTCACCGACGCGGTAGACGGTGACCGGCGTCGGCGTGCACGACGCCGACCAGGTGTTGTAGAGCGTGAGTGCGGCACCGTTGACGTACTTGTTCCGCAGCGCCGTTGAAAGGCTGCCGAAGTCCACGTAGGCCCGGCCGATGTGCACGCCACCGTCCTGGGTGCCGACCTGGAGGTCGAGTGAGCCGGATTGGTCACCGGCGTCCTTCATCACGAACGTGTCGCCGTCCGTCCGGACCGCCGTGCCGGCCGCGATCAGCGCGGTCATGGTGCCGTCCGCGTTGCTGAACAGGCGGATCCCGTCGTCGGGCTGCGCGACCAGCGTGCTGGTCGCCGCGTCGTAGCTGCTGCCCGGTGCGGCCGTCCGGGTCGTCTCGGGGCGAATCCGCTGCGGGACGGCGGTCACCGGGCGCTCGGTCCGCGGCACGGCCAGCCGGTCAGGAACGGCGCCCGCCGGTCGCACGCCGACCCGGCCGGTCACCGGCGGTGCCGCATCCGTGGCACCGGTGGGCAGGGTGTGTTCCCCGTCGGCCGGTGCCCGTCCCGCGCGCGGTTCCGGCGCCGAGTCGAAGGCGCCGGCCGGCCGGGCGGGCTGCGGCTCCGCGGCGGCCACAGCGAGCGCGGGTGGCACCTCCAGGCCCTGTCCTACCAGCACTCCGGCGATTACGCACGCGAGAACGCGACGCCATGCGATCACAGCTGTCTCCCCGTCGGTCCGGTCGCAAGGACAGAACACTCAGGACCGACCAGTTCGGACGGTGATCCACTGCCTGCGACGCGTGACATTAGCAGTGCGACGCATCGGAAACCATAGTTAGTGTTACTGGCCATCGCGGCCCCGGATGGGGGGCGGCACTACGCGCGTCGCGTCGCGTCGCGTCGCGTCGCCGAGGCCGTTGCCAGACAACGGATTGACCGGCGAACCAGGGGTTCGAACGTCCTCGTGGCGGCGCGTCCGAGCGGCCGGCTGACGAAGAACCGCCGACGACGCGCAACGCGTCATTCACCCACGAACCATTAGGGAGGAGCGCTAGCGACGACGGGTGGCCGGTCGTCGCCCTGCCGCTGGTGGGCGAGCGCCGTCCGCAGCCAGTGCTCGCGCGTCTGCCGGTCGTTACCGGTCCACCGGTTCGGTCACTCCGGCTGGCCGGAGCGCCAGAGGTCCACGATCGGAAGCAGCAAGGTCGGCAGCGGCTCGTCGGCCCGGCTCTCGCAGCGCGTCCGCGAGCGCACCTTCCGGCACGCAGTCCACCAGCGTGAACCGTTCGTGCGGCCGGGGCGGAAGATCGACGAACACGCCGTCGAGATCAAGGCATCCGGCCAGCGGTGTCTCGTCGTCGCCGGGCGCACGACCGCCGATGTCACCGCGCAGGAGCCACCGTTCCCCATGCGGATGTATCACGCCGCGACCCTAGCCCTGATCTCCGCGCGCCGAGCCCGGCAACCCGGTGGATACCGAGGGCTTACGGGAGGGCACCCGGTCGATTCGTCAGCGTGGCGGCGGGGTGGCCGAATGAACAGGTGTAAGCGAAAAACACACACCGACAGAGATGAGAGTTTCTTGCGCCGCTTCGCCAGCCGGGTCGTTCTTGCCGTTCTTGCTCCCGCCGCCGCTATCGGTATGACGTTGGTCGCTCCGGCGGCGTCGGCGTCCGCCGCCGTGGCGACGGTGACGCTGGAGTCGCAGGTCGTGGCGCTGACGAACGAGGCCCGTGTGAAGGCCGGCTGCAAGAAGCTGACGGTGAACGTCAACCTGGCGAAGGCCGCGCAGGCGTTCTCGAAGGACATGGCGGACAAGAACTTCTTCTCCCACACCGGGGCCGATGGTTCGAACTTCGTGCAGCGTGCGAAGCGGGCCGGATTCAAGAAGACCGCGATGGGCGAGAACATCGCGTGGGGTCACAAGGACGCGCAGGGTGTGATGAAGGGCTGGATGAACAGCCCGGGTCACCGCAAGAACATCCTGAACTGCAAGTCGACCCTGATCGGTGTCGGCGCGGCCCGTAACGCCAAGGGCGTCCTGTA
Coding sequences within it:
- a CDS encoding RHS repeat-associated core domain-containing protein; the encoded protein is MLVGQGLEVPPALAVAAAEPQPARPAGAFDSAPEPRAGRAPADGEHTLPTGATDAAPPVTGRVGVRPAGAVPDRLAVPRTERPVTAVPQRIRPETTRTAAPGSSYDAATSTLVAQPDDGIRLFSNADGTMTALIAAGTAVRTDGDTFVMKDAGDQSGSLDLQVGTQDGGVHIGRAYVDFGSLSTALRNKYVNGAALTLYNTWSASCTPTPVTVYRVGEPWSPSAARWPGASVNGAYETRSFAHQGSSATCGPAWESLAVNADDATGWTHGRPFHGLSVRVPNEKANSQFKRFAAAESANPPQLSITYSDEGAAYAVDEVLLPTNVTAGEATVTVTNQGGSTWAAGGGFKLGAVIKRGTTTVATGTRIAPSAAIAPMASGTIKVPLPAVTPGDYTVEIQMYNAAGTAFNSAYGVPIGTFPIKVSNVLPASNYQQPGSGGVVETITPTLYAEGTDPDNWPSGAKLTYDFRICSGTPEKPTDCKTSGFTGRTWTPPALKWSSTYYWWVRVHDTIGAGPYAGPLTLTTRVPQPAITSNLAGNPHGAQAPGVNPGIGNYSTVATDASVATVGPDLTVTRTYNSLDPRRDNAFGTGWSSRIDTRLAEDRIAGAATGASVVVTLATGRQVRFGRNPDGSYAPPQGQALTLVRDQATATWTLRDATGDRWVFDALGRLATLIDQDGLTETLRYGPDDRAVEIVNDVSRRRLTLNWSGGHVTGVRANDGPMWTYGYDGDRLTSVCGPDPAPNCTRYEYTAGNHYRTAILNDSPRAYWRLGETSGPSAASVSARSPGADAGTYTGVVLNADGAIGGSTDRAAVFDGVSSRVALPAKLTSASMSAAVELWFRTTESGTLLSSQAGQPFPAAATASTPVLYVGVDGLLYGGFAVPEPDGPRQAVSDAAVNDGRWHHAVLSASIDTQTLYVDGVAQRTVASGVIDHDEQTQYTLGVGHGKDWPATNGEAFHFDGVIDEVAVYTNSLSALSVAGHYAARTGTDVLTGVVLPQDARRFATIGYDNVADRVRTLTDSWGRAWTLDAPTPNGGIGVIGLHGPYPDWTYQVDYDHGGRIMSVKHDGAGTFYDYNTAGFLARVTDPNNHTVSYTTDARGNVLSTQTCRAVGACHTGYSTYYLNTANPLDPRNDKVTSRSDARSTGPADTTYRTVFEYDEAGRLTKTVSPKPAGVTIAPTETWTYARGTEPADGGGVVPAGSLLQHVGRRGQLTGYAYRANGDLSVQTSPRGLRTSYTYDDLGRVTAVTERNGGDVMLSSRAVTYTPGGDVKTETGPPVRNAVTGVTHQKVSTYEYDGNGNTLSVTESDATGGDPARTVTYAYDAHDRLVSTTAPGGAVTTTSYSPDGLKITTTDPAGIRWSSLHDDQMRLLTSTAEGPGVDPQDSRATLLTLEWRGYDPAGRLAQHTDAAGRITRYTYYDDGLLASSYRPAFTGADGRTRDVTLEQVTYDPAGNPARRTANGVTTAYTYDPAGFVAQETEDPDGLKRTVTYQRDADGNPVRADATGAAQPGRTETVRSEYGPDNQVATAEVALDGGGTLTSAVTYDERGLPRTKRNARLATTDYEYDANGALTRTVAPAVDTWTNGVKATNIRPAEVTGYNTFGEPTEVREPAGAVTSSAYDLDGRMVSVTGPAHAPPGRVTIIPVTTFEYDRLGRMSKTTDPLQGVFETGYDPHGNVLTETLPPVGDAPSTTTYRYSRAGEQLSVTSPVGVQTLGSFDDLGRQITATTVEREPAPVSYLTTTTEYDDAGRPVRTTSPQGRTTRMTYNGAGELATMTDPAGLTTTIDYDIAGRIRAQTDPGGLTVATTFDLAGRTVAAEQRRGDTVLRTTVSELDPNGNVLSSVSGEGRRSTFEYDLLDRLVAQNTDAGGGTVLRVETGYDVAGRMTRYVDGNRNVTGYTYNVWGLTESTIEPATPSTPDPAQRTWTIGYDAAGQAVTTRLPGNVVRTQEYDAQGRPTIERGTGADAATQDRRLEYDADGRVVRMSGAAGDTTFRYNDRGSLVETGGASGRSVYGWSGDGDMVLRTDAAGTATFTYDGAGRPASFTDPVTARTVDYAYDEAGRLGSVTDRAVSRTVRRVLTYDELNRLATDQVQQTINVGLPPRVLLGNDYGYDKDGNVTGKKVYQPSGTTANTYTYDGANRLSTWTTGGTTTAYTFDDAGNRTGVGAATAAYNAQNQLVDDGTSTYTYTPRGTLDTVTPKNGTAGVRNLAHDAFERLITDGATTYGYDALDRLATRNGAGGLSYDGTGNQLVSDGTQVVSRDALGAPFSDRAVTAATGRMLFTDRHDDVIGRYLSAGAGDTRTYDPFGKVIAASGETPALGYQGGWTDTFTGAVNMASRWYDPASGTFLSRDTQTNAPGTNGNANRYAYGNGDPVGNTDPTGHAVLIGEIGNRTITAPPTAPTRYVLPKENLPAYAPRVTARPPNPIVPRGVRNVTRKTPWTVIPTILWEVLVEDGAPTGGMCRTPGGAEHDSSQAICQPRNWCKMGYTWFVECQKGADAGTRPGSGTQPGNGTGNGAGRGGFLSVLAFWIGALFQLGTTGFGSAGGGSGAPGGGGLGVGGYLPYPPPPPPPWIPPLLIANPPPPPGSQVKPRVPILVVDRPGTTRVDPGPDLTSKALEVTNIVTLPASPLVQEFIDAAGKVHYDNERVVATDGRNDPNLAAYDKNRDRCLTSRSASSLPTYYPLRGGVASAAEACYKGGYIPEGTAAKFTPRGYRSGNGMARGHLIANTLGGSGTDPRNIVAIYQNRVNSSAMWHGTEQVVRSWVQSGETVYYRVQPEFRNNDPRGYPVPTFINIVVASKRGSVYIRIENKR
- a CDS encoding CAP domain-containing protein, encoding MRRFASRVVLAVLAPAAAIGMTLVAPAASASAAVATVTLESQVVALTNEARVKAGCKKLTVNVNLAKAAQAFSKDMADKNFFSHTGADGSNFVQRAKRAGFKKTAMGENIAWGHKDAQGVMKGWMNSPGHRKNILNCKSTLIGVGAARNAKGVLYWTQEFGK